In the Malaya genurostris strain Urasoe2022 chromosome 1, Malgen_1.1, whole genome shotgun sequence genome, one interval contains:
- the LOC131440648 gene encoding protein YIF1B-A isoform X3, whose amino-acid sequence MSYNINKQVQSFVGGLAKPKRVSDVNAMGPIYSQSGSFEHTMPPSTSNPNVVPDNQYMSSGFYGFSHHGNYPNPQQQLEVPQNRNMLSNQSEIIQQGTSTVNSGVPAQFSVFQQPIVQDIARQYGQQLADQGKELVHTQFEKYISVTKLKYYFAVDNKYVIGKLKLIFWPFAQHNWSLKYDHDNPVQPRHDINAPDLYIPTMAYITYVVLAGMMLGFQKRFSPEQLGIQASSALAYSLFELVVYTLMIYIANILTTLKSLDLLALSGYKYVSIVCILLCSILMSKTGYYISLIYSSASLAFFLLRTLKAKVLSDPIQTHEPPTYDPYRQKQQQFEHNVGRKRKLYFLFLITGAQPVLAFWLSFHLISKDVASTAAMS is encoded by the exons cttTCGTTGGCGGTCTAGCAAAACCAAAACGCGTAAGCGACGTCAACGCAATGGGTCCTATATATTCTCAGTCTGGTTCATTTGAACATACAATGCCACCTTCAACAAGCAATCCCAATGTCGTCCCAGATAATCAATATATGTCAAGCGGATTTTACGGATTTTCTCATCATGGTAATTATCCGAATCCACAACAGCAGCTTGAAGTACCTCAAAATCGCAATATGTTATCAAATCAGTCTGAAATTATTCAGCAAGGAACGAGTACTGTCAATTCTGGCGTCCCAGCTCAATTTTCTGTTTTTCAACAACCGATTGTTCAGGACATCGCCAGGCAATATGGCCAGCAATTAGCCGATCAAGGCAAGGAATTAGTTCAtactcaatttgaaaaatatatctcTGTTACGAAGCTGAAATATTATTTTGCGGTTGACAACAAGTATGTTATCGgcaaattgaaattgattttttggcCTTTTGCTCAACAT AATTGGTCTTTAAAATATGATCACGATAACCCGGTCCAACCACGACATGATATAAATGCTCCTGATTTGTATATCCCGACGATGGCCTATATAACTTACGTCGTTTTAGCTGGAATGATGCTAGGGTTCCAAAAGCGTTTCTCTCCGGAACAACTTGGTATTCAGGCATCTAGTGCCCTGGCATACAGTTTATTTGAATTGGTCGTATACACCTTAATGATATACATTGCCAATATATTGACTACACTGAAATCTTTAGATTTATTGGCACTTAGTGGATACAAATATGTGTCAATTGTTTGCATTTTGTTGTGCAGTATCTTAATGAGTAAAACTGGTTACTATATTTCACTAATTTATTCCAGCGCTAGTTTAGCCTTCTTTTTG CTACGCACTTTGAAAGCCAAAGTACTGTCGGATCCAATTCAGACGCACGAGCCGCCTACCTATGATCCGTATCGACAAAAACAACAGCAGTTTGAACACAACGTGGGACGAAAAAGAAAACTGTATTTCCTTTTTCTTATCACCGGGGCACAACCGGTACTGGCATTCTGGTtatcatttcatttgatttcaaaaGATGTGGCGAGTACTGCAGCAATGAGCTAA
- the LOC131440648 gene encoding protein YIF1B-A isoform X2, producing MGTPIYSQSGSFEHTMQSSTSNANVAPAFVGGLAKPKRVSDVNAMGPIYSQSGSFEHTMPPSTSNPNVVPDNQYMSSGFYGFSHHGNYPNPQQQLEVPQNRNMLSNQSEIIQQGTSTVNSGVPAQFSVFQQPIVQDIARQYGQQLADQGKELVHTQFEKYISVTKLKYYFAVDNKYVIGKLKLIFWPFAQHNWSLKYDHDNPVQPRHDINAPDLYIPTMAYITYVVLAGMMLGFQKRFSPEQLGIQASSALAYSLFELVVYTLMIYIANILTTLKSLDLLALSGYKYVSIVCILLCSILMSKTGYYISLIYSSASLAFFLLRTLKAKVLSDPIQTHEPPTYDPYRQKQQQFEHNVGRKRKLYFLFLITGAQPVLAFWLSFHLISKDVASTAAMS from the exons cttTCGTTGGCGGTCTAGCAAAACCAAAACGCGTAAGCGACGTCAACGCAATGGGTCCTATATATTCTCAGTCTGGTTCATTTGAACATACAATGCCACCTTCAACAAGCAATCCCAATGTCGTCCCAGATAATCAATATATGTCAAGCGGATTTTACGGATTTTCTCATCATGGTAATTATCCGAATCCACAACAGCAGCTTGAAGTACCTCAAAATCGCAATATGTTATCAAATCAGTCTGAAATTATTCAGCAAGGAACGAGTACTGTCAATTCTGGCGTCCCAGCTCAATTTTCTGTTTTTCAACAACCGATTGTTCAGGACATCGCCAGGCAATATGGCCAGCAATTAGCCGATCAAGGCAAGGAATTAGTTCAtactcaatttgaaaaatatatctcTGTTACGAAGCTGAAATATTATTTTGCGGTTGACAACAAGTATGTTATCGgcaaattgaaattgattttttggcCTTTTGCTCAACAT AATTGGTCTTTAAAATATGATCACGATAACCCGGTCCAACCACGACATGATATAAATGCTCCTGATTTGTATATCCCGACGATGGCCTATATAACTTACGTCGTTTTAGCTGGAATGATGCTAGGGTTCCAAAAGCGTTTCTCTCCGGAACAACTTGGTATTCAGGCATCTAGTGCCCTGGCATACAGTTTATTTGAATTGGTCGTATACACCTTAATGATATACATTGCCAATATATTGACTACACTGAAATCTTTAGATTTATTGGCACTTAGTGGATACAAATATGTGTCAATTGTTTGCATTTTGTTGTGCAGTATCTTAATGAGTAAAACTGGTTACTATATTTCACTAATTTATTCCAGCGCTAGTTTAGCCTTCTTTTTG CTACGCACTTTGAAAGCCAAAGTACTGTCGGATCCAATTCAGACGCACGAGCCGCCTACCTATGATCCGTATCGACAAAAACAACAGCAGTTTGAACACAACGTGGGACGAAAAAGAAAACTGTATTTCCTTTTTCTTATCACCGGGGCACAACCGGTACTGGCATTCTGGTtatcatttcatttgatttcaaaaGATGTGGCGAGTACTGCAGCAATGAGCTAA